Proteins from a genomic interval of Nocardia sp. BMG51109:
- a CDS encoding adenosine deaminase yields MTGPMPLTLASIRQAPKAVLHDHLDGGLRPATVLELATQCGYDQLPASDAESLGRWFRDAADSGSLERYLETFTHTVAVMQTPEGLRRVARECALDLAADGVVYAEVRFAPEQHLERGLTLDEVVEHTLAGFREGADLAAEAGTPIRMTCLLTAMRHAARSLEIAELAVRFRDRGVGGFDIAGAEAGYPPSRHLDAFEYMHANCAHVTIHAGEAFGLPSIHEAVAFCGCDRLGHGVRITDDIFDSDTPVPASGPEGGSLRHHRGSRWHRNSDTATGAEPRLGLVANYVRDKRIPLELCPSSNVQTGAVPSLDKHPFDLLARLRFRVTVNTDNRLMSDTDMSREMGKLVDTFGYGWSDLERFTINAMKSAFIPFPERLRIIDEVIKPGYAVLLG; encoded by the coding sequence ATGACTGGACCGATGCCTTTGACTCTTGCCTCGATCCGCCAAGCCCCCAAGGCAGTACTGCACGATCATCTCGACGGTGGGCTGCGGCCGGCAACCGTACTCGAACTGGCTACCCAGTGCGGCTACGACCAACTACCGGCATCCGATGCCGAATCCCTGGGCCGATGGTTCCGCGACGCGGCCGACAGCGGGTCGCTGGAGCGCTACCTGGAGACCTTCACCCACACCGTCGCGGTGATGCAGACCCCGGAGGGCCTGCGCCGGGTGGCCCGCGAGTGCGCCCTGGACCTGGCGGCGGACGGCGTGGTGTACGCCGAGGTGCGGTTCGCGCCCGAACAGCATCTCGAGCGCGGCCTGACCCTGGACGAGGTGGTCGAGCACACGCTCGCCGGATTCCGGGAGGGCGCCGATCTCGCCGCCGAGGCCGGCACGCCGATCCGTATGACCTGCCTGCTGACCGCCATGCGGCACGCCGCCCGGTCGCTCGAGATCGCGGAACTGGCGGTGCGCTTCCGGGACCGCGGGGTCGGCGGTTTCGACATCGCGGGCGCCGAGGCCGGCTATCCGCCCAGCCGGCACCTGGACGCCTTCGAGTACATGCACGCCAACTGCGCCCACGTCACCATCCACGCCGGCGAGGCGTTCGGCCTGCCGTCCATCCACGAGGCGGTGGCGTTCTGCGGCTGCGACCGGCTCGGCCACGGCGTGCGCATCACCGACGACATCTTCGATTCCGACACCCCGGTGCCGGCGTCGGGGCCCGAAGGCGGCAGCTTGCGTCACCACCGAGGGTCCCGCTGGCACCGGAACTCCGACACCGCTACCGGCGCCGAACCACGCCTCGGCCTGGTCGCGAACTACGTGCGGGACAAGCGGATTCCCTTGGAGCTGTGCCCGTCGTCGAATGTGCAGACCGGAGCGGTGCCGTCGCTGGACAAGCATCCGTTCGACCTGCTGGCCCGGCTGCGTTTCCGGGTCACGGTGAACACCGACAACCGGCTGATGAGCGACACCGATATGAGCCGCGAGATGGGCAAGCTGGTGGACACCTTCGGCTACGGCTGGAGCGATCTGGAACGCTTCACCATCAACGCGATGAAGTCGGCCTTCATCCCGTTCCCGGAGCGGTTGCGCATCATCGACGAGGTCATCAAGCCCGGCTACGCGGTGTTGCTCGGCTGA
- a CDS encoding YbaB/EbfC family nucleoid-associated protein — MSAEMDALVARATDKLEALEAALYGLQQVRGRYTADDGSVTVEVDSNGALVALELAEPVTSRPPAEVGQLIIWACQQAAQDAGSQRSEVVGKLNSAFVPPEPETPASGTVGGRAE, encoded by the coding sequence ATGAGCGCGGAGATGGACGCCCTGGTCGCGCGGGCGACCGACAAGCTCGAGGCGCTGGAGGCCGCGCTCTACGGGCTCCAGCAGGTGCGCGGCCGCTATACCGCCGACGACGGCTCGGTGACGGTCGAGGTCGACTCGAACGGCGCACTGGTGGCCCTCGAACTCGCCGAGCCGGTCACTTCCCGGCCGCCGGCCGAGGTCGGCCAGCTGATCATCTGGGCGTGCCAGCAGGCCGCCCAGGACGCGGGCTCCCAGCGCTCCGAGGTGGTCGGCAAGTTGAACTCCGCGTTCGTGCCGCCGGAGCCGGAAACCCCTGCGTCGGGAACTGTTGGGGGGCGGGCCGAATAG
- a CDS encoding phenylalanine 4-monooxygenase produces MFEEAQLYSPVTTGDDGDVTVHLSDEHPGANDPEYRTRRNAIAARALAYRPGEPAPRIDYTDEEQEVWRIVSAELARKHRTYAAREVLEGEQRLGLPSGHIPQLDEVSSKLLPLSGFRYVPAAGLVPLREFFGSFADRIFHSTQYIRHHSAPLYTPEPDAIHEIIGHANQLASPRFAAIYAEAGTAVARLETEAALKFLADVFWFSLEFGVVREGTEIRCYGAGLLSSFGEIEEFRHAELRPLNVVEMGTRTYDITHYQPVLYCAESVSEIEDMIGGFFATMTDDVVASHVGDTA; encoded by the coding sequence ATGTTCGAGGAGGCTCAGCTGTACTCGCCGGTGACCACCGGGGACGACGGTGACGTGACCGTGCACCTGAGCGACGAGCATCCCGGTGCGAACGACCCGGAATATCGGACCCGCCGCAATGCGATCGCCGCCCGGGCGCTGGCGTACCGGCCCGGGGAGCCGGCGCCGCGGATCGACTACACCGACGAGGAGCAGGAGGTCTGGCGGATCGTCTCCGCCGAACTGGCGCGCAAGCATCGCACCTACGCCGCACGGGAGGTGCTGGAGGGCGAGCAGCGCTTGGGCCTGCCCTCCGGCCACATCCCCCAGCTCGACGAGGTTTCATCGAAGTTGTTGCCGCTCAGCGGGTTCCGCTACGTTCCGGCCGCCGGGCTGGTGCCGCTGCGGGAGTTCTTCGGCTCGTTCGCCGACCGGATCTTCCACTCCACCCAGTACATCCGGCATCACTCCGCGCCGCTCTACACGCCCGAACCGGACGCCATTCACGAAATCATCGGGCACGCGAACCAATTGGCGAGCCCACGGTTCGCCGCGATCTACGCCGAGGCGGGGACCGCCGTCGCCCGCCTGGAAACCGAGGCCGCGCTGAAGTTCCTCGCCGATGTGTTCTGGTTCTCCCTGGAGTTCGGCGTGGTCCGCGAGGGCACCGAGATCCGTTGCTACGGAGCAGGATTGCTATCGTCCTTCGGGGAGATAGAGGAGTTCCGGCACGCCGAACTGCGGCCGTTGAATGTCGTCGAGATGGGCACGCGCACCTACGACATAACCCACTACCAACCCGTCCTGTACTGCGCGGAATCGGTTTCCGAGATCGAGGACATGATCGGTGGCTTCTTCGCCACGATGACCGACGATGTCGTCGCCTCGCACGTCGGGGATACCGCATAG
- a CDS encoding succinate dehydrogenase hydrophobic membrane anchor subunit, translated as MTAPVLGKSHDIPASLAAPNAPRRLAGNNFEKYAWLFMRFSGLLLVVLVLGHMFIMLMLDGGVHRLNFAFVAGRWASPFWQLWDLTMLWLAQLHGGNGLRTVIDDYARKDSTRFWLKTLLVVSMILIMGVGTYVIFTFDPNIS; from the coding sequence ATGACCGCACCCGTTCTCGGTAAGTCCCACGACATCCCGGCCAGCCTCGCCGCGCCCAACGCGCCGCGCCGCCTCGCGGGCAACAACTTCGAGAAGTACGCCTGGCTGTTCATGCGCTTCTCCGGCCTGCTGCTGGTCGTGCTGGTGCTCGGCCACATGTTCATCATGCTGATGCTCGACGGCGGCGTGCACCGGCTGAACTTCGCCTTCGTCGCCGGCCGCTGGGCGAGCCCGTTCTGGCAGCTCTGGGACCTGACCATGCTGTGGCTGGCGCAGCTGCACGGCGGCAACGGCCTGCGCACCGTCATCGACGACTACGCCCGCAAGGACTCCACCCGCTTCTGGCTCAAGACCCTGCTGGTGGTCTCGATGATTCTGATCATGGGCGTAGGCACCTACGTGATCTTCACCTTCGACCCCAACATCAGTTAG
- a CDS encoding DUF4396 domain-containing protein, which yields MTRHMDHSAHTSRVPAGWKMAATATLHCLTGCAIGEILGMVIGTALGWHNAPTMILAIVLAFVFGYALTMRSGLAAGLGIGAAVSLALTADTVSIIVMEIIDNAVVLAVPGAMDAGLTDALFWGSLIFALAVAFVVTTPVNKWMIGRGKGHAVMHSLHGHH from the coding sequence ATGACCAGACATATGGACCACTCGGCTCACACCTCACGCGTTCCGGCCGGCTGGAAGATGGCGGCCACCGCGACCCTGCACTGCCTCACCGGCTGTGCCATCGGTGAGATCCTCGGCATGGTCATCGGCACGGCGCTGGGGTGGCACAACGCGCCGACCATGATCCTGGCGATCGTGCTGGCGTTCGTGTTCGGTTACGCGCTGACCATGCGCAGCGGTCTGGCCGCCGGGCTCGGCATCGGTGCCGCCGTGTCGCTGGCGCTGACCGCCGACACCGTCTCGATCATCGTCATGGAGATCATCGACAACGCCGTGGTGCTGGCGGTGCCCGGGGCGATGGATGCGGGCCTGACCGACGCCCTGTTCTGGGGATCGCTGATCTTCGCCCTGGCCGTCGCGTTCGTCGTCACCACGCCGGTGAACAAGTGGATGATCGGCCGCGGCAAGGGGCACGCCGTGATGCACTCGTTGCACGGCCACCACTAA
- a CDS encoding cytidine deaminase, whose translation MPEIEWDALRRKAFQVMQNAYAPYSRFPVGAAARTVDDRIVSGCNVENLSYGLGLCAECVLVGNFCASGGGRLLAVSVCDSRGAILMPCGRCRQVLYEHGGAEMLVDHRGGPVSLGSLLPDAFGPDDVAAGRREM comes from the coding sequence ATGCCCGAAATTGAGTGGGATGCATTGCGTCGCAAGGCATTTCAAGTTATGCAGAATGCGTATGCACCGTACTCCCGGTTTCCGGTCGGAGCCGCTGCTCGCACCGTCGATGATCGCATTGTGAGCGGGTGCAATGTGGAGAATCTCTCATATGGCCTCGGCCTCTGTGCCGAATGTGTACTCGTGGGTAACTTTTGCGCGAGCGGTGGCGGGCGTTTGCTGGCGGTTTCCGTCTGCGATTCCCGGGGCGCGATTCTGATGCCGTGCGGGCGGTGCCGGCAAGTGCTCTACGAGCACGGAGGGGCGGAGATGCTGGTGGACCATCGGGGTGGGCCGGTATCGCTGGGGAGTTTGCTGCCCGATGCCTTCGGGCCGGATGATGTGGCCGCCGGGCGGCGGGAGATGTGA
- the sdhC gene encoding succinate dehydrogenase, cytochrome b556 subunit codes for MTATLEAPAQPKRKTLYRGDPGMWSWALHRITGVTIFFFLFVHVLDTALVRVSPDTYDQAIETYKNPLVALMEMGLVVCVLFHALNGIRVILVDFWSKGPRFQRQMLWIVLAIWILVAGAGIGRQFFYLLTEH; via the coding sequence ATGACCGCCACACTGGAAGCTCCGGCACAGCCGAAGCGGAAGACGCTGTACCGCGGCGACCCGGGCATGTGGTCCTGGGCGCTGCACCGGATCACCGGCGTCACGATCTTCTTCTTCCTGTTCGTGCACGTGCTCGACACCGCGCTCGTGCGGGTCAGCCCGGACACCTACGACCAGGCGATCGAGACGTACAAGAACCCGCTCGTGGCCCTGATGGAAATGGGTCTGGTCGTGTGCGTGCTGTTCCACGCGCTCAACGGCATCCGCGTGATCCTGGTCGACTTCTGGTCGAAGGGCCCGCGCTTCCAGCGCCAGATGCTCTGGATCGTGCTCGCGATCTGGATCCTGGTCGCCGGCGCCGGCATCGGCCGCCAGTTCTTCTACCTGCTGACGGAGCACTGA
- a CDS encoding thymidine phosphorylase — protein MANAQSAVSVIAAKRDGGELRDDQIDWVVDAFTRGAVADEQMSALAMAILLRGMTRREIARWTRAMIESGRRLEFTDLPRPTVDKHSTGGVGDKITLPLAPLVAACGAAVPQLSGRGLGHTGGTLDKLESIPGWRADISVPRMREILADPKIGAVVCAAGADLAPADKRLYALRDVTGTVESVPLIASSIMSKKIAEGTAALVLDVKVGAGAFMKDLAAARELATAMVELGSDAGVRTVALLTAMDTPLGRTAGNALEVAEAVEVLSGGGPADVVGLTVALAREMLAQAGIHDIDPAEVLADGRAMDQWRAMITAQGGDPYAPLPRAAHTETVTAERSGILARLDALAVGRAAWRLGAGRTRQGDPVQYGAGVEIHARPGDSVTAGQPLLTLHTDTPDVLSAALDDLRDGYAIGPDLVEPTPVVLDRIAP, from the coding sequence ATGGCGAATGCGCAGTCGGCGGTGTCGGTGATCGCGGCCAAGCGGGACGGGGGAGAGCTCCGCGACGATCAGATCGACTGGGTGGTGGATGCTTTCACCCGCGGCGCGGTGGCCGACGAGCAGATGTCGGCGCTGGCGATGGCGATCCTGCTGCGCGGGATGACGCGGCGGGAGATCGCGCGGTGGACGCGGGCGATGATCGAGTCCGGCCGGCGGCTGGAGTTCACCGATCTGCCGCGGCCGACCGTCGACAAGCATTCCACCGGCGGGGTGGGGGACAAGATCACGCTGCCGCTCGCACCCTTGGTCGCCGCCTGCGGGGCGGCCGTCCCGCAACTGTCGGGCCGCGGATTGGGGCACACCGGTGGCACATTGGACAAGCTGGAGTCGATACCCGGCTGGCGGGCCGATATCTCGGTGCCGCGGATGCGGGAGATCCTGGCGGATCCGAAGATCGGCGCGGTGGTGTGCGCGGCGGGCGCCGATCTCGCCCCGGCCGACAAGCGGCTCTACGCGCTGCGCGATGTGACCGGCACCGTGGAATCCGTTCCGCTGATTGCCAGTTCGATCATGAGCAAGAAGATCGCGGAAGGAACCGCCGCGCTGGTGCTCGACGTCAAGGTGGGCGCCGGGGCCTTCATGAAGGATCTCGCCGCGGCGCGTGAATTGGCCACGGCCATGGTCGAATTGGGCAGCGATGCGGGCGTGCGCACGGTGGCGCTGCTGACCGCGATGGACACCCCGCTCGGCCGCACCGCGGGCAACGCCCTGGAGGTGGCCGAGGCCGTCGAGGTGCTGTCGGGCGGCGGTCCGGCCGACGTCGTCGGGCTCACCGTGGCTCTGGCCCGGGAGATGCTGGCGCAGGCGGGGATTCACGATATCGATCCCGCCGAGGTGCTCGCCGACGGCCGGGCGATGGACCAGTGGCGAGCCATGATCACGGCCCAGGGTGGCGATCCCTACGCGCCGCTGCCGCGCGCGGCGCACACCGAAACGGTCACCGCCGAACGCTCCGGCATCCTCGCCCGCCTCGACGCCCTGGCCGTCGGCCGGGCCGCATGGCGCCTCGGCGCCGGCCGCACCCGCCAGGGTGACCCGGTCCAGTACGGTGCTGGCGTCGAGATACACGCGCGGCCAGGAGATTCCGTTACCGCGGGCCAACCTCTGCTGACCCTCCACACCGACACCCCGGACGTCCTCTCCGCTGCCCTCGACGACCTGCGCGACGGCTACGCCATCGGTCCGGACCTGGTCGAACCCACACCGGTCGTTCTGGACCGCATCGCCCCTTGA
- a CDS encoding succinate dehydrogenase iron-sulfur subunit, which produces MTAVAEAPTTQKPAPVPDGSTIITVKIARFNPEDGKGAHWDSFRVPVLPTDRFLNVLIYIKSYLDGTLTFRRSCAHGVCGSDAMRINGVNRLACKVLMRDMLPKNGKDLTISVEPIRGLPVEKDLVVDMEPFFDAFRAVKPYLITHGNEPTRERIQSQADRARFDDTTKCILCACCTTSCPVYWHDGSYFGPAAIVNAHRFIFDSRDEGARERLDILNDVEGVWRCRTTFNCTDACPRGIEVTKAIQEVKRALLFAR; this is translated from the coding sequence ATGACTGCTGTAGCCGAAGCTCCGACGACGCAGAAGCCCGCCCCCGTTCCGGACGGGTCGACCATCATCACGGTCAAGATCGCCCGGTTCAACCCGGAGGACGGCAAGGGCGCCCACTGGGATTCGTTCCGGGTGCCGGTGCTGCCGACCGACCGGTTCCTGAACGTGCTGATCTACATCAAGTCCTACCTGGACGGCACGCTCACCTTCCGGCGCTCGTGCGCGCACGGCGTCTGCGGGTCCGACGCCATGCGCATCAACGGCGTGAACCGGCTGGCGTGCAAGGTGCTGATGCGCGACATGCTGCCCAAGAACGGCAAGGACCTGACCATCAGCGTCGAGCCGATCCGTGGCCTGCCCGTGGAGAAGGACCTCGTGGTCGACATGGAGCCGTTCTTCGACGCGTTCCGCGCGGTCAAGCCGTACCTGATCACGCACGGCAACGAGCCCACCCGCGAACGCATCCAGAGCCAGGCCGACCGCGCCCGGTTCGACGACACCACCAAGTGCATCCTGTGCGCCTGCTGCACCACCTCGTGCCCGGTGTACTGGCACGACGGCAGCTACTTCGGCCCGGCCGCGATCGTGAACGCGCACCGCTTCATCTTCGACAGCCGCGACGAGGGTGCCCGCGAACGCCTCGACATCCTCAACGACGTCGAGGGCGTCTGGCGCTGCCGCACCACCTTCAACTGCACCGACGCCTGCCCCCGCGGCATCGAGGTCACCAAGGCCATCCAGGAGGTCAAGCGGGCCCTGCTGTTCGCCCGCTGA
- a CDS encoding C40 family peptidase has translation MTGVINLDALAQPIIELLSAFGSGVMPTDGPADALRQTSTTLDGIHRAGSAGINQLTDAYEGRGGDAAMDKALKVQTSSATISTRGLDMADVVSQAAASVHTGQKELDDILQSFARSVTALGPAVTTPPGLAAVVGSAIDHLNQAVSVVTRTRSELDTHTSSMGELTPPPSTPPPASTPVAPAAAAAPIAGGLQQAAPMLSTVASTGGSMMDTLVSPASMSTPSRPNSSGNGNGTPNNKYAGGDKPGRHGGVMITLPDGSQVEAPNEKAATAVKSALSAQGTPYVWGGNSPGSGLDCSGLTKWAYGEAGVDIPRLAADQSSGATPVSPGDLMPGDLAVWDGHVAMVIGNGQLVEAGDPVQTGPIRTENSGMSFHGFYRPTS, from the coding sequence GTGACGGGTGTGATCAACCTCGATGCCCTGGCCCAGCCGATCATCGAGTTGCTGTCGGCCTTCGGCAGCGGCGTGATGCCCACCGACGGCCCGGCCGATGCGCTCCGTCAGACGTCCACCACCCTGGACGGAATTCACCGGGCCGGCAGCGCCGGCATCAACCAGCTGACCGACGCCTACGAGGGCCGCGGCGGCGACGCCGCGATGGACAAGGCCCTCAAGGTACAGACGTCGTCGGCCACCATCTCCACCCGCGGCCTGGATATGGCCGATGTGGTCTCGCAGGCGGCAGCCTCGGTCCACACCGGGCAGAAGGAGCTGGACGACATCCTGCAGTCGTTCGCGCGCTCGGTGACGGCGCTGGGCCCGGCCGTCACCACCCCGCCCGGGCTGGCGGCCGTGGTCGGCTCCGCCATCGACCATCTCAACCAGGCCGTCAGCGTCGTGACCCGCACCCGCTCCGAACTCGACACGCACACCTCCTCGATGGGCGAGCTGACCCCGCCGCCGTCCACGCCTCCGCCGGCGAGCACGCCGGTCGCCCCGGCGGCCGCCGCCGCGCCGATCGCCGGCGGTCTGCAACAGGCCGCCCCGATGCTGAGCACCGTGGCCTCCACCGGCGGGTCGATGATGGACACGCTGGTCAGCCCCGCCTCCATGTCCACGCCCTCGCGCCCGAACAGCAGCGGCAACGGCAACGGCACGCCGAACAACAAGTACGCCGGCGGCGACAAGCCCGGCAGGCACGGCGGCGTGATGATCACCCTGCCCGACGGCAGCCAGGTCGAGGCCCCCAACGAGAAGGCGGCCACCGCGGTGAAGTCGGCGCTGAGCGCGCAGGGAACCCCCTATGTATGGGGCGGCAACTCCCCCGGCTCGGGGTTGGACTGCAGCGGGCTCACCAAGTGGGCCTACGGCGAGGCCGGCGTCGATATCCCGCGCCTGGCCGCCGATCAGAGTTCCGGCGCCACCCCGGTGAGTCCCGGCGATCTGATGCCCGGCGATCTAGCCGTCTGGGACGGCCACGTCGCGATGGTCATCGGCAACGGACAGCTAGTCGAGGCCGGTGATCCCGTACAGACCGGTCCGATTCGAACGGAGAACAGCGGAATGTCGTTCCACGGTTTCTACAGGCCCACCTCATGA
- the upp gene encoding uracil phosphoribosyltransferase, which translates to MRTHIVDHPLTAALLTTMRDERTGNPGFRAALRDLTGFLIYEALREAPLTGFAVATPVEPTEGVRLARPPLLVPVLRAGLGMVDAASALIPESRVGFVGVARDERTHRPVPYMESLPEDLSEHPVFVLDPMLATGGSMCHTLELLAARNATDITAVCVVAAPEGIAALEGSGQPVRLVTAAVDRGLNENAFIVPGLGDAGDRQFGPR; encoded by the coding sequence ATGCGCACGCACATCGTGGACCATCCGCTCACCGCCGCCCTGTTGACGACCATGCGCGACGAGCGCACGGGAAATCCGGGCTTCCGCGCCGCGCTGCGCGACCTGACCGGGTTCCTGATCTACGAGGCGCTGCGCGAGGCCCCGCTGACCGGATTCGCGGTCGCCACCCCGGTCGAGCCGACGGAGGGCGTGCGGCTGGCCCGGCCGCCGCTGCTGGTTCCGGTGCTGCGGGCCGGGCTGGGCATGGTGGACGCCGCCAGCGCGCTGATTCCCGAATCGCGGGTGGGTTTCGTCGGGGTCGCCCGGGACGAGCGGACCCACCGCCCGGTGCCGTACATGGAGTCGCTGCCCGAGGATCTGTCCGAACATCCGGTGTTCGTACTGGATCCCATGCTGGCGACCGGCGGCTCGATGTGCCACACCCTGGAACTGCTGGCCGCCCGCAATGCCACCGACATCACCGCCGTCTGCGTGGTCGCCGCGCCCGAAGGCATTGCCGCGCTGGAGGGTTCCGGGCAGCCGGTGCGGCTGGTGACCGCGGCCGTCGACCGCGGGCTCAACGAGAACGCGTTCATCGTGCCCGGCCTCGGCGACGCGGGCGACCGGCAGTTCGGACCCCGCTGA
- the sdhA gene encoding succinate dehydrogenase flavoprotein subunit, translated as MSEQTEQSIGTGETRSVQEHRYDVVIVGAGGAGMRAAIESGPRTRTAVLTKLYPTRSHTGAAQGGMCAALANVEEDNWEWHTFDTVKGGDYLVDQDAAEIMAKEAIDAVLDLEKMGLPFNRTPEGKIDQRRFGGHTRDHGKSPVRRACYAADRTGHMILQTLYQNCVKHGVEFFNEFYVLDLLITETERGPVATGVVAYELATGNLHVFHAKAIIFATGGSGRMYKTTSNAHTLTGDGMAIVFRKGLPLEDMEFHQFHPTGLAGLGILISEAVRGEGGILRNSDGERFMERYAPTIKDLAPRDIVARSMVKEVLEGRGGGPNKDYVFIDVTHLGEDVLEEKLPDITEFSRTYLGVDPVKEPVPVMPTCHYVMGGIPTRIHGEVLRDNSDVVPGLYAAGECACVSVHGSNRLGTNSLLDINVFGRRSGIAAAEYAQRAEFVEMPENPADYVQGWLAQLLSEHGNERVADIRTELQNTMDANAAVFRTEETLKQALTDIHALKERYEHITVQDKGRRYNSDLLEAVELGFLLELAEVTVVGALNRKESRGGHAREDYPDRDDTNFMRHTMAYKQVEQGKQHAELIADIRLDFKPVVQTRYEPMERKY; from the coding sequence ATGAGTGAGCAGACCGAACAGAGCATCGGGACAGGTGAGACTCGTTCCGTCCAGGAGCACCGGTACGACGTCGTGATCGTCGGCGCCGGCGGTGCGGGGATGCGCGCGGCGATCGAATCCGGACCCCGGACCCGCACGGCCGTGCTGACCAAGCTGTACCCGACGCGCAGCCACACCGGCGCCGCGCAGGGCGGCATGTGCGCCGCGCTGGCGAATGTCGAAGAGGACAACTGGGAGTGGCACACCTTCGACACCGTCAAGGGTGGCGACTACCTGGTCGACCAGGACGCCGCGGAGATCATGGCCAAGGAGGCCATCGACGCCGTGCTCGACCTGGAGAAGATGGGCCTGCCGTTCAACCGGACGCCGGAAGGCAAGATCGACCAGCGCCGTTTCGGCGGGCACACCCGTGACCACGGCAAGTCCCCGGTCCGGCGCGCGTGTTACGCCGCCGACCGCACCGGCCACATGATCCTGCAGACGCTGTACCAGAACTGCGTCAAGCACGGCGTGGAGTTCTTCAACGAGTTCTACGTGCTGGACCTGCTGATCACCGAGACCGAGCGCGGTCCGGTCGCCACCGGCGTGGTCGCCTACGAGCTGGCCACCGGCAACCTGCACGTGTTCCACGCCAAGGCGATCATCTTCGCCACCGGCGGTTCCGGTCGCATGTACAAGACCACCTCCAACGCCCACACGCTGACCGGCGACGGCATGGCGATCGTGTTCCGCAAGGGACTTCCGTTGGAGGACATGGAGTTCCACCAGTTCCACCCGACCGGCCTGGCGGGGCTCGGCATTCTGATCTCCGAGGCGGTCCGCGGCGAGGGCGGCATCCTGCGCAACTCCGACGGCGAGCGGTTCATGGAGCGCTACGCCCCCACCATCAAGGACCTGGCGCCGCGCGACATCGTGGCCCGCTCGATGGTCAAGGAGGTCCTGGAGGGCCGCGGCGGCGGCCCGAACAAGGACTACGTCTTCATCGACGTCACCCACCTCGGCGAGGACGTGCTCGAGGAGAAGCTGCCCGACATCACCGAGTTCTCCCGCACCTACCTGGGCGTCGACCCGGTGAAGGAGCCGGTGCCGGTCATGCCGACCTGCCACTACGTGATGGGCGGCATCCCGACCCGCATCCATGGCGAGGTGCTGCGCGACAACTCCGATGTCGTCCCGGGCCTGTACGCGGCCGGCGAATGCGCCTGCGTGTCGGTGCACGGATCGAACCGCCTCGGCACCAACTCGCTGCTGGACATCAACGTCTTCGGGCGCCGCTCCGGCATCGCGGCGGCCGAGTACGCCCAGCGGGCCGAGTTCGTCGAGATGCCGGAGAACCCGGCCGACTACGTGCAGGGCTGGCTGGCCCAGCTGCTGTCGGAGCACGGCAACGAGCGCGTCGCCGACATCCGCACCGAATTGCAGAACACGATGGACGCCAACGCCGCGGTGTTCCGCACCGAGGAGACCCTCAAGCAGGCGCTCACCGATATCCACGCGCTCAAGGAGCGCTACGAGCACATCACCGTGCAGGACAAGGGCCGGCGCTACAACAGCGATCTGCTCGAGGCCGTCGAACTGGGCTTCCTGCTGGAGCTGGCCGAGGTCACCGTGGTCGGCGCGCTGAATCGCAAGGAGTCGCGCGGCGGCCACGCCCGCGAGGACTACCCGGACCGCGACGACACCAACTTCATGCGCCACACCATGGCGTACAAGCAAGTCGAGCAGGGTAAGCAGCACGCCGAGCTGATCGCCGACATCCGGCTCGACTTCAAGCCGGTGGTGCAGACCCGTTACGAGCCGATGGAGCGTAAGTACTGA